AGCAGCAGCGCGACCGTCGAGCGCGGCGTCACCAGGTCTTTGGCGCTCATGCCCGAGCCGTCGTAGAACATGAAGTCATCGCTCTTCAGCCCTGCCGTGTTCACCAGAAAGCTACGCTCGACCTGCAGTGCGCGCTTGAGCGATGGATCGCAGGTCTTCTCAACGCCGGTGTTGCGCAGCATCATCTCGGCGTGCAGGTTCTGCGACTCCTTCAGCGTGTAGACCGCGTCCTCGGCCAGCGTGGGCGAACGAAGCTCCGCGACCATCGTCTGCGGAGTCGGTTGACTCGCCGCAGCAGGAGCGACATGCGGCTCTGCCGGGCATGTCGCGGGGAGTGGAAGCACCTTGCGCACCTCCGCCGAGAAGGACGCCTCCTGTGTCTCGGGCAGCGCTGAAAGTTCCGTTGAGTTCTGCGGTCCAAAGCCGCCCTGCTGCATCGCCTGCCGAAACGCTGACATCGCGTACGCGTTCGGCTGCTCAATCGCGAGATGCTCGTGGTCCATGCCAAGCTTGCCGTTGAGCACCCCGCTCACGCGGAGCTTACCCGGCTGATCGCCGCGCGTCACGAACACCTGATTCGACGGATACGTCGGACCTACGTTCAGCAAGCTCGCATCAACGACGAAGTATGGCACTTGAGGATCGACCGCGACGTCCGCCCTGCGCGGACCAGCATCTCCGGGCGCAGGGTCGGTGATCAGCACGTCCACCATGTTGTCGTGGACGACCAGCGCGCTCGCCGGAGCACCGTAGCCCCAGAGCAGATCGTCCACGGACCAGCCTTCGCCATAGGGCGTGTCTTCAAAGCGCGTGACGTCGAGGCCAATGCTGCCGTCGATGCGCCGGATGCCATGCGACTTCACCTGCGCGACCAGCGTGTCGAAGTCGGCAAGCCCCGGCCCCTTGGTTGGCTTCGCGCCCTTTGGCAGGCTCGACGGCGCTACATAGGGAATCGGCTCACGCCCCGCGAAGTTCGCATCGCCACCGCCGATCAACATCAGCTTGCCATGCAGCGTGCCCTCGGCATCGATCGGGCCATACGCCATGATCTTGGTGCTGAACCGCTTCTCTGGGCCTAGCAGCGCGAACGCCGTCGCCGAGGTGTAGAGCTTCGTCACCGAAGCCGGGCGAAAGTGCTTACCCGCATCGTGCATGTAGACCGGCGTGCCATCGAGCTTCGTTACCGCGACGCCAATGTGCGCGCTCTCTGCGCGAGGATCGTTCAGCAGCGCATCAATCTGCGCTGCGATCGGAGACTGCGCTTTCGCGGCGGCAGTACCTACGGTGAAAGCGAGGAGCGCAAAGGCGGGCAGTCGGCGCATCGAGAACATGCGAACAGGGTACACGCGCACGCGTCGCGGCGGGGCTAGCCCCGAGCGTTCCCTCTCTCGATTCTGAGCCAAGGGTTTGCAGGGTGCCAGGGGAATCACAGCATAGGTTGATTCCAAGGACGCGTCCTGCAAAAGCCCCTCTGCAAAAGCAGATGTGGGACACCCGATCTTCAGCTCGCGCGGCGGATATCATCGAATCCGATGGCCTTCCTTCCGCGCCCGCGCTTTCTCTGGCAAACCCGCACTCGCTCGCTGGAGTTGGGGCAGCGCACGCTCGTCATGGGTATCGTGAACCTGACGCCCGACAGCTTTTCCGGCGACGGTCTCTCGCAGCAGGGAATCGACGAAGCGCTTGCGCACGCCGCCGCACAGCTGGATGCTGGTGCCGACATCCTCGACCTCGGCGCGGAGTCCACGCGCCCCAATGCCGCGGCCATCAGCCCTGAGGAAGAGCAGCAGCGCCTGCTTCCCGCGCTCGAAGCCATCCTCCGCGAACGCGCCGACGCGGTTGTCTCCATCGACACGTATCACGCGTCCACCGCACGCGCGGCCGCGGCGCTCGGTGCAGAGATCATCAACGACGTCAGCGGCCTGAGCTGGGACGAAGCGATGCCAGCCGCCGTCGCCGCTTCCGGCTGTGGGCTCGTGCTGATGCACACGCGCGGCCGGCCGACTGAGTGGGGTTCTCTGCCTCCGCTGTCGTGCGAGCAGGTCCTGCCGCTGGTCGTAGACG
The nucleotide sequence above comes from Granulicella cerasi. Encoded proteins:
- a CDS encoding D-alanyl-D-alanine carboxypeptidase/D-alanyl-D-alanine-endopeptidase encodes the protein MRRLPAFALLAFTVGTAAAKAQSPIAAQIDALLNDPRAESAHIGVAVTKLDGTPVYMHDAGKHFRPASVTKLYTSATAFALLGPEKRFSTKIMAYGPIDAEGTLHGKLMLIGGGDANFAGREPIPYVAPSSLPKGAKPTKGPGLADFDTLVAQVKSHGIRRIDGSIGLDVTRFEDTPYGEGWSVDDLLWGYGAPASALVVHDNMVDVLITDPAPGDAGPRRADVAVDPQVPYFVVDASLLNVGPTYPSNQVFVTRGDQPGKLRVSGVLNGKLGMDHEHLAIEQPNAYAMSAFRQAMQQGGFGPQNSTELSALPETQEASFSAEVRKVLPLPATCPAEPHVAPAAASQPTPQTMVAELRSPTLAEDAVYTLKESQNLHAEMMLRNTGVEKTCDPSLKRALQVERSFLVNTAGLKSDDFMFYDGSGMSAKDLVTPRSTVALLLFARQQAWFPQWKMALPIAGFDGTLGSRFKSSAAKGHVFAKTGTLGESRGLAGYIEMPGKDPLAFAIFTEDHTPGSSGDREVMDAIVEAIAAQ
- the folP gene encoding dihydropteroate synthase — translated: MAFLPRPRFLWQTRTRSLELGQRTLVMGIVNLTPDSFSGDGLSQQGIDEALAHAAAQLDAGADILDLGAESTRPNAAAISPEEEQQRLLPALEAILRERADAVVSIDTYHASTARAAAALGAEIINDVSGLSWDEAMPAAVAASGCGLVLMHTRGRPTEWGSLPPLSCEQVLPLVVDGLTMQLAIARAAGIAQQQIVLDPGFGFGKRGAENFTLLAGLHELQGFDLPLLIGLSRKGFLGGANAAERLPATIAANVASILNGAHLIRVHDVREAREAANIADALLAKGS